The DNA segment AAATTTTTAAATTATTATTTATAACACAAATAAATAACCTTGCAATATCAATATATTTATACTATTTTATTAATAATTACAATTGATAATAATGCGCAATATTTAATATAAGAAAATAGCTTTTGTAAAAAATAAGTTTTTTACAAATAAAATACTTTACTACTTGCATAAATGAGTATTAAGTGTTATAATACTAACATGGACATTTATTTCAATGACATTATAAACTTAAGTGGTTCTATTTTAGAAAAAATAGATGATTGGTATAATAACGAAACTGGTAAAAATACACTTAAATATGGTAACGATAAAGAATTTACGACTTATAGTTTAAAGAAAGAATTAAGCCGCATTTTAGATAAAATAACTAGTTTTAAAGAAAGTGATACTTTATTCTCTGAAATAACAACACTACAAGAAAGAAGTGACTTAAAAACACGTTTAGATAATTTAAATAATAAATTAATATCTCACCAGTCGCAACGATTAATAGATGACTTAGAGTTGTTAGAAAGTCGGCTAGTAGATACATCAAACATACCTCAAATTCGACAACTAACACAACTGCAGTATCAGCTAACAGCACTAATCCAACAAGTTGGGGAAATTAGACAAATTCAAAAGAAGAAAATACAAATAGAGAAGATACAAGAATTGACTCAAATACAAAAAATCAATCCAATTAGTGATGAAATTACGCAACTCAACAGATTAATTGAACAAATCAATCAACAAATTAGGCCTATTAATTTGGTAATAGGTAATTTTTTTACTTTAGTATATGAATTAAAAACTTCAATTAGAAATATCTATATTGAATACGAGATAAGCTCAATAAAGCAAGAAAGCTGGATTAATACAAAAGAACAGGAAATTGAAGAGTTAATTAGTAAAATTAAAAATGAATATGCTACACAAATATCCAATGCTAATAAACAAGGCGATAATTTAATCCGCAATGCTGAAGAGACATTAAGAAAGCTAGTTGGGGATAGTAATGAAAAATATAATTCTTTCATTAATGAGAGTCAAAATAAAAATAAGACACTAATGCTAGAGGTTGAAGAAATATTAAAAGAAGCTAAGCTTGCCCGTGATGGAGCACATTTAAAAAACCTAGCTAATGCTTTTGAAAAAAAATATCAAAAAGCAAATAACATTATAAAAAGTTTTCTATGGCTATTTTTTGCGGCGTTGTTTGGTTTTATTACACTCTTTTTTGGTATGGGATTTATCCCAGATTTTGATATACCATTTTTTAAGTTAAATATAAGCGAAGCAACAAATGGATTAGCCTTTATTATAGGGCGAATAACCTCAACATCTATAGTATTCTCAACCGCTATATTTTGTGCTAGACAGTATACTAAGCAAAGAAATTTAGCAGAAGATTATGATTATAAATTAACAGTTACAAACTCATTAAGCGCTTTTTTTGATGAGCTTAAAGATGAAAATGGAAATAAAAACGCTGAACACCTTTCAGTTGCTTTAAGAGAAATTCATCGTTACCCACGTCCACTAAAGTCAAAAAATAAAGACGATGATGACTTAGCTAACACTGTTCATTTAATAAAAACTATTACTGAGGTATTAAAGGCAAATAAATAAATTTACCTTATTAATTAAAATATTTAATGCCTATCCTTAATTTTTAATCTCTATAATACCTCGTTAAAAACTCTGCTTTATAATTAGCAAAGCTTCCTTCTTTAATCGCTTGCCGGCACTCGGCAATAAAACGGTACATAAAAGTTAAATTATGCTCGGTAAGTAAAGTTAAAGCGTTAATCTCGCCGGCCTTAACCAAATGCCTAAGGTAAGAGCGGCTGTAACGCCGGCAAGCCGTGCAACTGCAACCTTCTTCGATGGGGTTATGGTCGCCTTTAAACCGTTCGCCTTTAAGGGCTAATAAACCATCTTTGGTCATTACACTACCGTTACGGGCTACGCGCGTAGGGTAAACGCAATCGAACATATCGATACCCAGCTCGATGGCCTCGAGGATATAATCGGGCGTGCCGATACCCATCACATATTTGGGTTTATCGTAAGGTAATAGCGGGGTCTGAAAAGCTAAAAAATCGGCAAATTGCGCCTTAGTTTCCCCCACGCTTAAGCCGCCAATAGCGTAGCCGGGTAAATCGAGCTCGGCTAGCTCGGCGGCGCTACGTTTGCGTAAATCTTTATAAAAATTTCCTTGGGCAATACCAAACAACGCTCCTTGATGGCCGGCTTCACGGCCCTTCAACCACTCGGTTTTACATCTTTTGGCCCAAGCGGTGGTTTTAATTAAGCCATCTAAAGCCTTTTTTTCGCCGGCATCGGGCGGAGTGCACACATCAAGCTGCATCATAATATCACTGCCAATAATTTGCTGCGCTTGAATGGCGAGCTCGGGGCTAAAAAAGTGATAGCTGCCGTCAAGATGGCTCCTAAACTTGACACCATCGGCAGTAAATTTACGGAAAGGGGCTAAACTAAAAAACTGAAAGCCGCCGCTGTCGGTTAAAAAATTGCCTTGCCAAGTGCTAAATTTATGCAAGCCGCCCTCAGCTTTTAGTTGCTCTAGGCCGGGCCGTAAATAAAGATGGTATGTGTTGCCTAAGATAAGTTTATAACCAATTTCTTCAATTTGCTCGTGGTTAATGGCTTTCATAGCCCCTACCGTGCCTACCGGCATAAAAACGGGCGTTTCTACCGGCCCATGCGGTAAATTAAGTTGGCCGGTACGGGCGGTGTTAGTGGTGGCAGTTATCGTTAATAAATTCATAGTAAGTTACTATAACATAACTTACCACTATATTCAATTATTAATAGCATTTATAACAACTGCTCCTTTATTGTATTATAACAGTAAGCAAAACTTAACAAATTTTTTTTACTACAATTCTAGCAAAAGTTATTGACAAACTTTTTAAGAACTGTTAAAGTAACAAAGTAATTGCGTGGGTAGCTCAGCTGGTAGAGCTCAACCTTGCCAAGGTTGATGTCGCGGGTTCGAATCCCGTCCCACGCTCTTAAACTCAAATTAATCTGTTAAACCCTTACTGTGTTAAGACAAGTGGCTCAAAATATTTTGGAGAGCTGGGAACATACTCTTCAATGCTTTATGGGATATTCTCTCCCGATATAAATCTTAAATAATTAAGATTTATATATATGATTTATTAAATTTTATATCTTCAGCAACACATACAAAAAGTTAAATTGCATATATAAAAATTTAATTAATCAATAAATTAGCGGTAATTATCTTTTATTAAAGAAAACCCTTGACCATAACTACAAAAATATTTACAATACACATTAATGAAAAGATTAATAACCAGCGCTTTACCTTATGTAAATAATGTACCTCATTTAGGTAATCTTATACAAGTACTATCGGGTGATGTTTTTGCCCGTTTTTGCCGTGCTAAGGGTTACCAAACTTTATATATTTGCGGTACCGATGAATACGGCACTGCCACCGAAACTAAAGCCCTGCAAGAAGGCCTTAGCCCTAAAGAGTTGTGTGATAAGTTTCATAAAATTCATAAAGAAATTTACGACTGGTTTAATATAGAGTTTGATGAATTTGGCCGCACCAGCGACAGTGAACAAACCGTTATAGTACAACAAATTTTTAACGAATTAGACAAAAATGGTTTTATTAAAGAGCATATTAGCGAACAGTTTT comes from the Spirochaetaceae bacterium genome and includes:
- the tgt gene encoding tRNA guanosine(34) transglycosylase Tgt, with protein sequence MNLLTITATTNTARTGQLNLPHGPVETPVFMPVGTVGAMKAINHEQIEEIGYKLILGNTYHLYLRPGLEQLKAEGGLHKFSTWQGNFLTDSGGFQFFSLAPFRKFTADGVKFRSHLDGSYHFFSPELAIQAQQIIGSDIMMQLDVCTPPDAGEKKALDGLIKTTAWAKRCKTEWLKGREAGHQGALFGIAQGNFYKDLRKRSAAELAELDLPGYAIGGLSVGETKAQFADFLAFQTPLLPYDKPKYVMGIGTPDYILEAIELGIDMFDCVYPTRVARNGSVMTKDGLLALKGERFKGDHNPIEEGCSCTACRRYSRSYLRHLVKAGEINALTLLTEHNLTFMYRFIAECRQAIKEGSFANYKAEFLTRYYRD